DNA from Canis lupus familiaris isolate Mischka breed German Shepherd chromosome 9, alternate assembly UU_Cfam_GSD_1.0, whole genome shotgun sequence:
TTTCTTCTTCCTGGTGCCAGTTGGCAGGTAAGACTGAAGTTGTGGCAACTGAGATTCGTTACCTCCCCACGCAAAGCACTACATGTTCAGCTCTCCTGCAGTCAGCCATCTTGCCACTCACCTGAGCAGCCAGCTTGCAGCAGACACAGGACTTGGGGTTCTGGGGAGGGCTCCCTTGGCTGCCATAGGGCTTCCTAAGATGGAgccatgtgtctttttttttttaagttattatttatttgagaggaagaaagagaatctcaagcagactccccactgagcacagagcctgccatggggcatgatcccataatcctgagatcatgacctgagccaaaaccaagagttggatgctcaaccaactcagccacccagatgcccccaaaccatctgtcttctgttttagaatttcaaagaaaGTAAGCAGTGGGCTGCTCAATTTTATTGCTACAGTCGAGAGGAGAAGAGTTGGAGTGAGGGACTCCATCTTAACAGCTGCAAAAAGCTGTCTCTCTTCATGGCACCACTCAGACCCCGGGCTTTTTAATCTACTGCTGAGCCCTCTGTCTTCCGAGACTAGGGTCTCAGCTGTGAGGTATGGCCTAATCAGGAATCACAACTGTTCACACAAAGATCTCAAAAGTTGCTGAGAAAAGGCCCACCTCTCAAATCTCCTTACTCACCTGAGGTGACGGACAAGCACCCAGCAGTGGGGAAGAGAAATGCAGTCAAGGAGAAGCCCCTCCTGCCACAGGATGAGCAGGCCAGCCACCTGTgcttaaaatgaaagcaaagatgCACCAATCTGCCAGAGCCTGCCACCACCACTCTTGTTTCCTGCCTGGCCTCCTGTGACTTGCCCCACCCACAGCCTCACCTGGATCATCCCAAGCTCTCTGTCTAAGGCAAGCTGACCAACCATTCCAGTCTTCCCAGGACTGAGAGGGTTCCTGGCATATAGAACTTTGGGTTTTCAGAGATAGTCCCAGTCAAACTAGGGCTAGTCACTCTAGACAGTGACATGTGGATTGCATCTCTAAGAGTGGACTGCCTATTTGAAGGACTGAGGAGTTACAAAGTCTCCCAAACACCCTTTGGGTCATCTTAAGCCTCTGACTTCAAGGGTGAAGCCTGAGTTTGGGGAAGTAAGGGTAGTGCAAGCAAAGGCAATGGATTTGCATGCACAGCACTGAAGTGTCACTCCACACCTCCACCCAGCCCCTACACCTAAATCCAtgcttctgggggatccctgggtggctcagtggttcagcgcctgccttcggcccagggcatgatcctggagccccgggatcgagtcccacctcaggctccctgcatgaagcctacttctccctctgcctgtgtctctgcctctctgtgtgtgtgtgtgtgtgtgtgtgtgtgtgtgtgtgtgtgtctctcatgaataaataaataaaatcttaaaaaaaaaaaaaatccatgcttcTCTCCAGCCATGTGACAGCCACTCACACTGCCAAGCTCTGCCCAGCATGCCATTTCCAAGCACATTCTTCTTCCTGACcctatcttttttaagattttattttgttatttatgtcagagacagaaacagagagagataatgctagagcatgagcagagggagaggcagagggaaagagactcaggcagacttcctgctaTGAGTGGAACCCGACacggggttcaatcccatgaccctgagattgtgtgacctgagccaaaaccaagagtcaggcactcaaccaactaagccatccaggtacctcTAACCATCTGTATCTATTGAGTAGAAAAGGTAAGACTGAGGTTGTGACAGGTGGTGTTGGTTACCACCCAACAGCCACACTCTCTGATGGAAGCTCAGATCTTGGATAACCAAGGTGCTCAGCTGGTTGAGTTACGTTTATTGCTTTCCTCTTTGTCCACAATTGGTTTAGGATAGGTGAGCAGCCCATGTCTGTCCAAAGAGATGTCAAAGAAAATTTGCTGGGGGGATTCGCAAAGGGGTTTCCTCTCTGATAAACAGGAGGCTTGCAAGAAAAGCTGTGCTACTTTTTTACTTCGTTGGAAGTCATTGAGTGATGACACAATTCTGGAACTCCTGCAGCCATCATCATGTGACCATGGGCTGTGAGGGGGTGGTGAGGAAGAAGGGGAATAGGAGACAGAGATACCAACTAAGATCTGTCATTGGTGAGTTACTGAACCTATCATCTACTTCAGATGTCTTGTTACGTGAGAAAAAATAGTCTCCTCAAAGAAGTTAACATAATAGTCATCATGTGGCTTGCAGCTGAAAGCTCCCgagagaggagaagcaagcttGAAACCCTGCTGTGGGGAATACCAGGAGAGGACACTTAGACTTTCACCCCGTCTCCAGCTAGGGCATCTATCTAACCCAACATGGACATATGTGCATCTGAGCTCTCCAAGACAAGAAATGCATGCAagcttcctgcctcttcctcGAGTACTTCCTCATCATCATCCCAGGATGACAGCTGGAGGGCCTTGGGGCCACCCCTATGGGACCTCCCAGCAAAGGGGGCCAGCCCCTCCCTGCAAGTCCCTTCCTTTGGGGTGGGATGGTGGTCAAGAGAGGGAGCTCTGGAGTCCTGCTGTATATCTTAGGCTAAGTATTTACTCtctatgtctcagtttcttcatctgccatGGGGATAATAGCAAGTAGCTCACAAGGTTATTGTGGATGAAATGTCAAGTGCATCTGACATGGTATCATGGGTCCCCAAGACCACTCTCAAGTTCAGTGATACACTAGAACTATTTGCACAATGTGAGAAAAGCTATTATACACCTGGTTACAGTTTATTACAACTACTCAATGCAGATTTAGATTGGCAAAAGTAAAAGGAGCACAGGGCAGAGTCCAGGAGAGACCAGCCATAAGCTTCCAGTTGTCTCCTTCCAACGGAGCTGTAGGGACAATGTTTAATTTTCCCAGCAGCAATGTATGACAAGACGTATGAAGTACATCAGCCAGCGAGGCCCCGAGTCTTGGTGTGCAAGGTGTTTACTGCTGGTTTATCACCTGCCTTGGAGCATCTCCGTGGCCTCATTCATTCAGTCTCTAGCCTCTCCCGAGGTCAAGCTGATACAGCTCAGCAGCCCACCTACCCCCTCCACAGTGAATCACATCGTGAGGTTAACTGTCTGTCCTAAGGCCCCAGGTAAACGAAAGGCAGTCTTATCAGACAGCATATCACAAGGGTTTAGAGGTTATCTCCTGGGAGCCCGTCAGGGGTCCCTATAgagggtctctgcctctctctctctctcttctgtgtgtgtgtctcatgaacaaataaataaataaaatctttttaaaaattaaaaaataaagaaacttctaaaaaatatattttattatctattagggagacatacacacacacagaggcagagacacaggcagagggagaagcaggctccatgcagggagcccgatgtgggacctgatcctgggactccggaatcacaccctgggctgaaggcagaagctcaaccgctgagctacccaggcctccATTCCTAATGgaggcagggaaaagaaaagggacaTTTATTAGCCCCCTCAAGCCCCAAGCACAGTGTTTGGAAGGTCATGATCAGGTCCCCTCTCAAACATCTGCCACCAAGGTCCCCAGGTTATCATGCCCCCTTGGGATTCCCTGGCTTGCCCCCATCTGCTGGGCACACTCCAGGCTGTCCAGGACCTTCTAGAGTGTTGGGCCGGAACTAAGCACAGAGCACTCCCAGTGTGGTCTCAGAGGCACCACCCCAGGGCAACATCTCCCCATCTCTTCTCAGAATTCCCGTGAACACCACCAATCCTGTGCAGCCCTATTAACACGCTGAACCTACAGTAGACTCAAAGCCTTTTCCACATGAATTAGCATAAGAGCCAGTTTTCTTGTCAGTtgatgttttttttaagtgagcccTATGTccgatatggggcttgaactcacaaccccgagatcaagagtcatgtactCTACTGATtgaaccagccaggagccctagcagttgattttttaaaacttttcttataTTTGACCAATCTAAGTTCTTCATTTCAGATacatttgtacacacacacacacacacacacacacacagacacgtgtCCTTTACAAGGTCTAAAGGTATAGGAATCCTCCGCCCAAAACAGTCCTTTTTCCCAGAGCTCACCTCAGCGATATCAGTATGCTCAGCGCACCTACTCAAGGAGGACTTAGCAGATATTCATTAAGTTCCAGAAATACTGCATGTTGGTTAAAACAAGCAAGGTCTCTAGAGTTAGTCATTCCTAGGCTCACATCTCAGCTCTACTAtgtaccagctgtgtgaccttgggctccGTAGCTTCTCTGAGCAGTGGCTTCCTCCAAGTCTGAAAGTGAAGGATTGTAGCCATATGTGCCCTCAAGGGGCCAAGCCTAGGACCTGGAATACAGCACATTCTTGGTAACTAAGCTGGTAGCAGTCGTGGTAATGTCACTAGTGTTTACATTATTACTACTTCAGCTACACCTTCCAAGGTAGAAAGTCTGAAGGTAAAATAGGGGTGCAGCTCTTCAGGGTGGATGGTGATGGATGAATATAACTATTAGCAGTGGGTCACAGGGTCCTTTTGTGAGATGCAGCATGAGGATTCCAGATGTTCGAATCTTGTTGGGAGAGATTCTATGGAACAGGAGGCAGATGGGGCTGAAGGTGAATGTCAGAGGGTCTGGCACAGGGTATAGATCCCTGGCTGGGAGGACAGAGGCCTGGCTCTGCTCAGGTGTTGACTCTGGCCTCCAGGCACCTTCTGTTGTTTAGGGGACAATCCCTGTtgcattttggggggggggaccagAGAGAGGATATGTGACTCGATGAAACAGAGTCTCATtggaaacaaaaaggcagagtgAACGTTAAGGAAGCCCCAAGTCACCTCTGTGACAGTCTCGATCCTCCAGAAGAACAGGTCCAGGAAGGGCCTGATGTGGTTCAAATGGGGCAGCAGGATGATGAGCACAGATGCCAGACTTGAAGTACAGTCCTGCCGCCTGCTAGCTTGGAGAGCTTGCGTGAAGGACATAACCTCCCTGAAGTCAGCCTCCCCCTGTGCACAATGGGGAAGTAACACTTGCAACCAAAGTTGCCTGTAGAAGTGGGTAGGATGGTATGTGTGTCCACTGCCTGATAAATGTCTGGGCACTGTAACAATTCCTGCTCCATGGGTCAGATGGGAAAACCAGCTGCCCTGGGCacctggggcatgatcccagggtcttgggatgaagtcccacatcggggtcccctcaggaagcctgcttctccctctgcctgtgtctctgcctctgtgtgtctcccatgaataaatacataaaaagcttaaaaaaaaaaaaaaacagctgccCTGCCCTACAACCCACCTCACAAGTGTCGCACCTCAGTGCATCCTCCTGCATCTGCACACTGAGCTCTTAGGGCCCCACCCAGAAGAGCCCGAATGAGCTCTGTCCACCTGTGGGGCCAGACCGCTGGCTAAGCGCAGACGGAAGTTCAGGTGCGCAGAGGCAGCAAAAAAAGTGAGCTAGGACGGTCTAACGAGGAAAGCAGACGAAGAAGCCCATTAGGTGAGGATCTGAATTATAAAAGTACTCAAGAGACCACTGGGTGCATAGGCAGACGATCAACCCCTCTCAATTGACCTGCATCAAGTAACGACCGGGAGAGACTTGagtcattggaaaaaaaaaaaaaagtaaatctgttCAACACATGagtttaagaagattaaaaaaagccATGTTATACATTTGAGCAATATTACCATTACAAACAGGAAAACAGTTAACGGTGAAAGTTACAGGTGTCTGAAAGATGGGGCGCCTCCTCCTGTGATGCTGCTGGGCACATGGAGCTTCCCCCAAAGAACATACTGGGGTCTTTTCTCCTCTCAGCAAGGTGTtattgaggaagaagaaaagcagtggaaaaggggaaaggggagcaAATGGACAGGGACTTAGGGTTGGTCcgtccacttaaaaaaaaaaaatcttctacttGGGCCGTTGCACTGGAAGCTGGGCTCCCTCCCAAGGAGGCCTCAGTCGGCCTGGATCTTCTTGGGGACGCCCTGCACGACCCGGCCTGCGCCCAGCAGCATGCGCTCCAGCCGCCTGCAGTGCTCCCGGAGCTGCTTCTCGCGGGGCAGCAGGAAGGTGAGGACCTTGTTCCGCACGACGCCCCGGTCCTCCTCCTCCCGGAGCCGCTGCTTCACGCGCGCAGCCTGTTCCTCCTGCTGCGCCAGCGCCGCGTTCATCTCGCAGAAGGCGTCCTCCAGGTAATGGATGGCCTTCAGCGCCTCCTTCTTAAAGTCCTCCAGCTCCCGCTGCACCGCGGCCACCTTCTGCTGCAGGATGTCCAGGTCAGCGGGCggcaggaggcaggaaggccaggactgagggagggagaagtcTCCAGACTGCAGGCCGTTCTCCACCATCTTCTTCCCCTGCAAGGTGTTCACTTTCATGAGGATGGACCCAGCCCGGTAGAGTGGTTCCATGTCTCTCTTCCCCTTTGGACAAAGAGAGGGAGCTAAGAGACCCGTCCGGTCAgtgaatttttctcttattatttttatttttattttctttgttttggctAGAGACACAATCACTGGAGTGAAGAAACCCCATGCATTGTGACATCGGGGCCCCTCGGCCAACCAGGACCAAAGCCACAATCCATTCATTTGCATATTGGAGTTTCCTTGGCTGGTTATCCAGGGCTTTGTCGGTTGCTTCATCTACGCAAATGGTCTTCCCGTTATGTGGATTTTCATTGGCTCATCACCCTTCCAGAACCAGAGCTCAGTGTCTGCTATTACCTGAGGGACAAACTGAGGCTTAGAGCAGGGCAGTCAACAGGCCAGGCTCCCGGGCAGCCAGGGGTGGGCACTCTCCCCACAGGCGGTCTCTGGCTCTCAGTGGCTCACAGGGAAACTGACTTCTTGACCACCTCCAAAGTTCTAAGATCTGCACAGCCCTTCCTTTAAACCTCTCCTGAGGCAATTACTACcttcaccctcttttttttttttttttttttgacctaggACCTTGTCCTTCCAGATCCCCATGGCACAAGAAATTCCATGAGGACATTGTAAGAGATGATGCCTAAGCTCACTTCTAGCTCTaaaatgtgagagagaaaaaagaagaaaggaagataagggtgatttctgattccaaaatccATATTCTCATAACAATGCCATCATTCTTGATCATCTTAGAAGTCGTGAGGCATGTACTTAGGTTTTGGTGTGTGGTCCATGGCAGTGCTGAGTTACTTTCAGGGTAAAAGCGGGTCACTCACTCATTTCTTCTGCAAGTGCTTACTGAGTGCTCACTATTCATCCTGACCAGGGAGCGAGTGTGAACAAGAGTGCCTGgtgccccactccctgccctgctgGCTCATGCCTGAATGTGgacacagatgagaaaaaaacatacagaaggGTGAATCTCGCACTTCTTACCTGAATACtgtaagaaagggaaaatgtttcTAGCTAGCTTATGCTGGATTGGTCAAGAACAGACCTCTATCCTGCCTATCTCACTGTCCTGCCCAGCCTTCTCCTGGCCTCCACATGTGAACATCTCCCAACAGCGTGCCTCAAATCCAATCTACCCAAAGCTAGACTAGTTATCATTTTGCCCAAACTGCTTCTTGTTCCAATATTGACATCGAGTTAATGATGCCATTGTGGGGTAGCACCCACATGAGAAACCAGGGATCAGCCTAGAACACTTTGCATCCAAGTGGCTCTGGGTCCTCTTAACTTTACCTGAGGCTGAGCAACCTAGGACCAGACCACCAGGGCGGGGTCTCAGCTCCACCACCTATAAGCCGTGTCTCTTTGGCAGATGACCTCACCTCCTCTATAAAGTAGGACTACTACACAGTGGTGTGCAGCTCCCTGGGCAgtgtgggggagaggagggcgggggaaggCTCTGACTTAGAGCTGTTGCCGATTTCCATGGTGtgaatactcccaccatggctgcTTTTGAGCTTCCAACACAATGTCTCTGGGTACAAGTGCACACAGTCAGCTGTCACAAGTGGAGCAAGCTGACCCCGCACCACAGGACCCGTGATGAGGACCGACCTATCTGGAGTGCAGAGAGGTTTATGGCTAAACTAAGGTAGAATTTTGAATCTCAAAATGAATGTTTGGTGAAAGGAGCACTGTTTGTAGGAGTCAGGAAATCTGGAGCCTGAAATCGTTGTATGACCACAGGTCAATCCCcagcctcccttctctcttccctctgatACAATATGAGTAGGTGGGAGACAGTTTCTCTGCAGTCTCTGGTTCTAAGATCCACATAACCCTTCCCTTGAGCCATTCCTGAGGCACcaccttttccccttttttgtgACCTAGGACCTTGTCCTCCCAGTCCCAAAAGGCACAGTAAATTCCATGAGGACGAGGGAGTGTGCATTCCTCATCCTATGTACCCTCAAGTGTCCTGCCTGATGCTCTGCACATAATGGCACTCAGAAAactagatggaaaaaaaaaagaaaaagaaaactagatgaAATAGAATTTATGTTCATAGGTGGCCATCCATCGCCTCGACTCCCCAGCTTTCCCTCTGACATGGTGACACCTACTGGCCTGAGCGGGAACTGCATGCTCTTTATTCCCCAGCATAAAATCCAGGCGGGGACTGGCGCGATGGCGTGCACAGGCTTCCGTGGTGTCCTTACTAGGGCTGTGTGCGCAGGTCGGGCACAGGGTAGAgtctcaatgattttttttaaagattttatttattaattcatgagagacacatagagagaggcagagacacaggcagagggagaagcaggctccatgcagggagcccgacttgggacttgatcctgggacttcagggtcacgccctgggcagaaggcaggtgctaaaccactgagctacccagggatcccctattttttttttttaatcagtgaaaGGAAGAACATGTGCCTTTCTTCAGGATTCTGTGATTTTTTGAGTATCTCTCCGATTTGGATCCTCTGCCTCTTTACCTGGGTCTCCCACAGAGAATGGTGGACGTCATAACCAGAACTatgaaagaaaagcagcaaaagTTAAGCAGGAATGGCAATTATTCAATTTCCctggtgcttttttaaaaaaaaacattttatttatttgagagagatggagaaagcacaagcagagggagaagcagattccccactgagtggggagcccaatgcagggctcaatcccaggaccccaggatcatgatctgagcagaaggcagacccttaaccagctgagccacccagatgccccgctgtggtgctttgctttgcttttcttcctttcttcctttctttctttctttctttctttctttctttctttctttctttctttctttttctttctttctttctttctttttttttttagatttatttatgagagacacagactgaaagagagaaagagaggcagagacacaggcagagggagaagcaggctccccacagggagcccaatgtggactcaatcccggattccgggatcacgacctgagctgaaggcaggtgcccaaccgctgagccacccaggtgtccccctgtggtgctttttttttttttttttaagattttatttatttattcatgagaatgcacagagaggagagagagagagaggcagagatgcaggcagagggagaagcaggctccatgcaccgggagcctgacgtgggattcgattctgggtctccaggatcgcgccctgggccaaaggcaggcgccaaactgctgtgccacccaggggtccctctgtGGTGCTTTTTAATGAGCTTTCAGTTCATTGCTCCTCAGAACTGGCCAGAGAGGACTGCTTCTACATGAACCTCAGCAGAGACTGAGGGAGAATGAGCACTCTGTCAGCAGAAGACTCCAGGGTTGGTGGTCTCCTGAACCTTCAGACAGTCCTCAGCATGGAAGATCCAATGTGCACATGCTCTGAATGCCCTCCCCAAAGGTCTATCATCCAGGTCTGTGCCTTCCTCACAAATTTCCTTCCAGTCCTCATAAAGGAAGAAGGCAAATCTATTTGTCCCCTTCCGGAGGTCAAAGGCAAGGGCTTCTAGCATCTCTGGAAAGTCATTTCCAGGCCACTGTCTGGAGGGTTTCCCTGCCCCCTGGTCTGTTTCAGCTATTGATGGGCTCCCCATGTCTTGGAAAAATGGCGGCACAGGTGGGGGTCTCAACCCCACAAAGATCCAGACCTCACCCCCCTGAGAACCAGACAACCTGAATGAGTAGGGGCTTAGCAGTGGGCATGTTTTAGGAGGGCCAGGGTTGGGCACTGCTGGATCAGAGCACATTCCTGCTGGGCCCTGCCcaacatttgagaaagaaaactgcATGGATCATCAGCCTTCCCCAGCCTCTGTCATATGTCCCCTCtgcatgcctctgcctctgcatgTGAAATAAACCTCAATCCCTTTGAGGATCAGGAAAAGGGACAAGACACAGGTGCACtccttcatggttttttttttttttttttttttgcgagagagaaagagagagaggcatgaggggcaaagagaaagcatgaggggcaaagagaaaggtaaagagtctcaagtagactctgcactaagcacagagcccaacatagggctcaatctcacaaccctgagatcacaacctgagccaaaaccaagagtcagatgcttaaccaactgcatcacccaggtgccccgtgtgTATGTCTTTAAAAGTGAGGGAAACCCTTCAAAGCTCCTCACAGCCCTATTCCTTACCCAAGCGCTGGCTGGGGGTTGGGGTTCCTACAGATGGCTCACACTAGTCACAGGTCCCCTCTTGGGCTGAGGCTGGGCCCGGCCTCCCTGAAGCACCAGTCCCCCTATACAAGGCCTACATAGGGGTTCTGTGCCTAAGCAAGATGGAAAGGATGTGCAACCAACTGGGGCT
Protein-coding regions in this window:
- the CCDC182 gene encoding coiled-coil domain-containing protein 182, yielding MKQPTKPWITSQGNSNMQMNGLWLWSWLAEGPRCHNAWGFFTPVIVSLAKTKKIKIKIIREKFTDRTGLLAPSLCPKGKRDMEPLYRAGSILMKVNTLQGKKMVENGLQSGDFSLPQSWPSCLLPPADLDILQQKVAAVQRELEDFKKEALKAIHYLEDAFCEMNAALAQQEEQAARVKQRLREEEDRGVVRNKVLTFLLPREKQLREHCRRLERMLLGAGRVVQGVPKKIQAD